In the genome of Zea mays subsp. mays mitochondrion, complete genome, the window TTTTCACGGTTTAGGCTGCTCCCATTTCGCTCGCCGCTACTACGGTACGGGTACGGGAATCGCTTTTGCTTTCTTTTCCTCTGGCTACTAAGATGTTTCAGTTCGCCAGGTTGTCTCTTGCCTGCTCATGGATTCAGCAGGCAGTTCAAAAGGTTGACCTATTTGGGAATCTCCGGATCTATGCTTATTTTCAACTCCCCGAAGCATTTCGTCGCTTGCTACGCCCTTCCTCGTCTCTGGGTGCCTAGGTATCCACCGCAAGCCTTTCCTCTTTTGAACCTCGCCATTAACGTTAAGGCTATGCCATCCTAAGGTGCTACTAAATGGAAGGATCTTATCAACGTCCATGAATGCGAAATCATAGATCGAACTGACGAATTGGCAACCTTCGGTGCTATCATAGTATCCGCTAAGTTCACGGGCTGGAGATAAGCGGACTCGAACCGCTGACATCCGCCACAGGGTAAACCACCGCCTCTCAGGCCTCCCCGACGGGTTCTACCATAGAGGACAACGATAGGCAATAACTCCCCCCCGAACACAGCTTACAACTTTCATCGTACTGTGCTCTCCAAAGAGCAACTCTTCTCAAAATCCCAAAACAAAAGGTGCTGAGTTGGAATCCCATTCTAAGGATTCTTGTGGTTCCGGGGCGATCCAGTCACCCGGAGAAGATTTCTTTTCTTTGCTGATTCCTCTCAATGAAATTTGCCATGTTGCACTAAGTTACTTACGGATGTATGCATGCAGTCCGGGAACACTTTGGGGTGAACACCCATCCGAACAAGTAGGGTCAATAGTTCAGCATTTAGGCCGTAACATTTAGCAAAAAACTAATCTTAAACCCAACAAGTGCTCTCCGAACCAAGCTAGATAGTCTCCTATCACTAGGCTCACCAACCAACCTGGACTTTGATTCTTTCTTATTATTCTAACCGGATATAAAAACCATAAGGATTGTTTCCAGCCAAGAGTTCCCATATGACATAAGCGCTCTTGGGTGGGCCCTCATTCGCCAGGTCTTTGAGTGCCCGTCGTACCACGTGGTTGGTACACTAGGCTGATCGATACTTTACGATACTTAACTTAACTTTACGATACTTTGAGGATCTGGCACCTGCGCCCGACTCGGTCTGCCAGTGAATTTTGGCTCTACGTCCGGTCGTGCGTGGTATGTTCGCGATTCGTACAAATGGAAGGCATCGCGTACGTTAACCTTCCTTTATTGGGCTGGGCCATTCCATCTTTGAGAAGGGGCCCAATCTCGTATTTGATGGTCGGCGTGGCAATATGCTTAGCTTCGTAGACAGGTTTCCCAGCCGTTGCAAAGACTTCGCGAGAACGGTCAGGGGCGCGATTCGCCAAGCTAGGGCAAACAAAGCCGTCCGGCCCTACCAGATTAAGAATGCGAAGGCCTTTCCTTCGAAAGGAGAAAAAAAAAAGAGCTATGCTATTGACCGACCCTTTCGTACTTACTTCGAATCAATAGGCCTATCATTTTTCATGAGGCGGGCCAAATAGAGAATGAAATGCAAAAATAGGGGAAGGGGGGGATGGTCGCGCCTTTTCTTTTGTTTAAGGGCTGCTCGCCTTACTAAAGTACCAAAGGCTTTCACGGCTGACACCCCTACCTTAGAATCTAAGCCCTTTGAAGCGCCAGTAGTTGTAGCAGTGGGTAAGGCTTTCGTTCAACTCGCTCCGGGTTCCGATCTATATGACCTCTAGACAGTACAAAGTACACCTCTTCCGTAGAGGCAAGCTGGTAGTAACCTAACCTTTTAGAGTCGGGGGAGCCGAGCCCTTAACTCTATCAATAGATAAATCTTCGTGCGTGGCGTGAGTTGGAATCCTAGAAAAGATCGATTGAGACTCCCTCCCCGGTTCCACGAAGATCTCTACGTACTTGTCTAGTCCAGGACAACTGAGATCTTCCGGTCTGCGTGCGTGGGAGCAGCTGAAACAAAGAAGAGTCTGGTCCGCTCTTCATTCAGGCCCCCCCCCGCCTTACAAATGGGCCGTCCCCCTTAATGAATCGAATGGTCCTTCGACCCTCGTTTGAGCCGGCATAGATGAAATCTCATGAGACCCGCCCAGCCCACTATTACTACAAAAAAGCCCTGCCCTGGCACCTTCGCTAGACGGAGAGTAAGCGACTTCTATTAGCACCGGACCGTCGAGTCGAATTGATCGTGTCATGTGCAACGCCCATCAATGGTGGTTCATTAATGTCCATAGATTGAGACTCCTTCCCCCTTCCCTTATACGCAAAAGATCGAGAGGGGCCCGAACCAAACCGAGAACGTAAACAGAATTCGACTCACTCTCGTATGGCTCGCCCTCGAGCCCTGGGCGAGTCGGCCGGGTCTTCCCTTTTGTTCTGTTTCCGCCACGATAAAGACGCACGGAAGAACTATGGTATGCCCAGCGCGTGGAGGATCCGTTGAGAGTGTCCCTTGTCTCGGTAGGGAACAGTACCTATTGTCTTGAAAAAGAAAGGTCAGTGCTACGGTCCCCTATTGTTTGATCCAATATTGACCGGTGCGGATCACGTTCTACTACCTCCGGTCCGTGGTTCGACCTCCCGTAGTGGTCCTTGCTTTTCTTTTTGAAAGCTCCGCGGGGCCAATTTTGCGTACTTGCTCAGTGTGCCCCCTTTCGTCGAGTGCCCCGCCCGGTTCACAGGGCTGTTGGCCTACCAAGCAAGCACTTGCCCACAGCTCCTGCCGCCTGCCAAGCGGGCTCCGCGCTCGTTATCCTGACTGTTCTCTCCGCTGGGCCCTTTCCTATTGCTCTAACCATAAGCTATGGCAATTCCAGCTCGCACCCACTCTGGCCCGCCCAGCGAGGCCTGAGTGAGCTCAGTGGTCAGCCCCTGACGTTAGGGGTCTTTCGCTTTTGCCAGATCTATAGAGATATTACGAGTCCTCCGTCCTAGATTCCCTCGCCGCGGCCATCTGGTTCACCGGTACTACCAAAAAGTCTCATGCTTACGTTACTGTGACTGATATATA includes:
- the orf121-a-ct gene encoding chloroplast hypothetical protein (chloroplast origin) — encoded protein: MSAVRVRLSPARELSGYYDSTEGCQFVSSIYDFAFMDVDKILPFSSTLGWHSLNVNGEVQKRKGLRWIPRHPETRKGVASDEMLRGVENKHRSGDSQIGQPFELPAESMSRQETTWRTETS